In the genome of Gordonia rubripertincta, one region contains:
- a CDS encoding GNAT family N-acetyltransferase, giving the protein MVTSTESAECRVPPSAGAGHPSAGLAAEDAATYAGWFACLAEPTRVRLLHEVASTPAGVSIGELATRLGIGQPTISHHVRKLADVGFVTVHKDGTSSVVVVNPACCTGLPSAADAVMGLLTQRPCCPDDLPGDVTVRPMTDEDWPAVRRIYSDAIATGLTTFATEVPPRKTLDTQWLPDHRWVAEIDGTVVGWAALTPASPHEHFRGVAESAVCVAEGWRGRGVGKALLRTQVIAADQAGLWTLQTSVFPENRAAIALHHSAGFRTVGVRERIAQLGGEWRDTVLLERRSETEAATSCAAF; this is encoded by the coding sequence ATGGTTACGTCCACTGAGTCCGCCGAGTGCCGTGTCCCGCCGAGTGCAGGTGCCGGGCATCCGTCGGCCGGTTTGGCGGCCGAGGACGCGGCCACCTACGCCGGTTGGTTCGCCTGCCTGGCCGAACCGACCCGTGTCCGGCTTCTCCACGAGGTCGCCAGCACCCCGGCCGGCGTCAGCATCGGGGAGCTGGCCACACGGCTGGGCATCGGCCAGCCGACCATCTCGCACCACGTCCGCAAGCTCGCCGACGTCGGCTTCGTGACCGTCCACAAGGACGGCACCAGCTCCGTCGTGGTGGTCAACCCGGCGTGCTGCACCGGCCTGCCGAGCGCGGCCGACGCAGTCATGGGCCTGCTCACCCAGCGCCCGTGCTGCCCGGACGATCTCCCCGGCGACGTGACCGTTCGACCGATGACCGACGAGGACTGGCCCGCCGTGCGCCGCATCTACAGCGACGCCATCGCCACCGGTCTCACCACCTTCGCCACCGAGGTGCCGCCTCGGAAGACGCTGGACACCCAGTGGCTCCCGGATCACCGGTGGGTCGCCGAGATCGACGGCACCGTCGTCGGCTGGGCCGCCCTAACCCCCGCGTCGCCCCACGAGCACTTCCGCGGGGTCGCAGAAAGCGCGGTCTGTGTCGCCGAAGGCTGGCGCGGCCGCGGCGTCGGCAAGGCCCTGCTCCGAACGCAGGTGATCGCCGCCGACCAGGCCGGCCTGTGGACGCTACAGACCTCGGTCTTCCCGGAGAACCGGGCCGCGATCGCGCTGCACCACTCCGCCGGGTTCCGCACCGTCGGGGTCCGCGAACGCATCGCCCAACTCGGCGGCGAGTGGCGCGACACCGTCCTGCTCGAACGACGATCCGAGACCGAGGCCGCCACCAGCTGCGCGGCGTTCTGA